In one window of Nicotiana tabacum cultivar K326 chromosome 12, ASM71507v2, whole genome shotgun sequence DNA:
- the LOC107772875 gene encoding pathogen-related protein-like, which translates to MASLVGGGDRYIVGGGDRYRDYLSEEEVKNTKWRNGPPTYDVVDKLFEEERTHVWPEGSLEEKVQRLLKTWEMEIVHKADPNEFKTVDPKKFKISVNGRKGLTPVESAKLGGSYNIFLQTSLPESLRIYNPDEETFESSQKVFRSIFLRGFAIEILHVYSGPPEIVYKFRHWGYMEGPFKGHASTGGLVELFGIGIFELEKESNKIVKAEMFFDRGELLGGLVKGESNGELALAASKCPFMK; encoded by the exons ATGGCAAGTTTAGTAGGAGGGGGAGACAGATACATAGTAGGAGGGGGAGACAGATACAGAGACTACTTGAGTGAAGAAGAGGTGAAAAACACAAAATGGAGAAATGGTCCTCCTACCTATGATGTTGTTGATAAGctctttgaagaagaaagaactcAT GTATGGCCTGAAGGATCACTTGAAGAGAAAGTGCAGAGGCTGTTGAAGACTTGGGAAATGGAAATAGTCCACAAGGCAGATCCTAATGAATTCAAAACTGTTGATCCAAAAAAGTTCAAGATTAGTGTCAATG GTAGGAAAGGGTTGACACCGGTAGAATCTGCAAAGCTTGGCGGTAGCTATAATATATTCCTCCAAACATCATTGCCAGAGAGTCTTCGAATCTACAACCCTGACGAGGAAACATTTGAATCATCACAGAAAGTTTTCAGATCCATATTTTTACGAGGATTCGCGATTGAAATCCTACATGTTTATTCAGGACCACCAGAAATAGTGTACAAGTTTAGGCATTGGGGTTACATGGAAGGTCCATTTAAAGGACATGCCTCTACTGGAGGACTTGTTGAGCTCTTTGGGATTGGCATTTTTGAA TTGGAGAAAGAGAGTAACAAGATTGTTAAGGCAGAGATGTTCTTTGATAGAGGAGAATTGCTTGGAGGCCTTGTGAAAGGAGAAAGCAATGGTGAATTGGCATTGGCTGCTTCAAAATGTCCTTTCATGAAATAA